A genomic segment from Streptomyces sp. NBC_00078 encodes:
- a CDS encoding integrase, producing MGVRDLPAAVAAVGLQPGDPVFVRPDFVVDPELLEFVRSPEFHPLERETRRNYALDIRLLLTWLWRRGIPWRQATEADLRAYREFRCDSPLNPSRISGAKWDREAPAFTRLYRWAKVTPLPVDSKRRTDRAADARSSRVSWLTPRTWGLWQDVGLRGLGPDGTPVPGWDARTELRNTSFVGFTLSSGLRRQESSAMLTFEVPSRPLRSGRYCHGEVARALSRSKRDRTFYASVDSLRQVSAYAESERAWAVERAQVQGRYEKLPLMRLITKVTTGRTPTVHWVDRDGVQGRYDLNLLDWREQQWLFVEGPQGPEPAWLWLTEQGLPMLPDRWNTVFRQANQRCEQALLTPQERETSRLLRVAEIRGKVPYATPHSMRHSMALYMLILLNELMDKKYGLTAADRRDFAQLYGDPWWLVKTLLGHKDVETTKEHYLNPRELHQTGEKSQAACSWRESGGLRHYYDLTA from the coding sequence GTGGGGGTCCGTGACTTGCCGGCCGCGGTGGCCGCGGTGGGGCTTCAGCCGGGCGATCCGGTTTTTGTACGGCCTGATTTCGTGGTCGATCCCGAGCTGCTGGAATTCGTACGCTCCCCGGAATTCCACCCGCTGGAGCGGGAAACTCGGCGGAATTACGCACTGGATATCCGGCTGTTGCTGACTTGGTTGTGGCGACGCGGGATACCGTGGCGGCAAGCGACCGAGGCCGACTTGCGCGCGTACAGGGAATTTCGGTGTGACTCGCCACTCAACCCAAGCCGAATCAGCGGGGCGAAGTGGGATCGGGAAGCGCCGGCTTTCACACGGCTCTACCGGTGGGCGAAGGTCACGCCGCTGCCGGTAGACAGCAAGCGCCGGACAGACCGCGCAGCGGACGCCCGCAGCTCGCGAGTGTCGTGGCTGACACCACGAACTTGGGGTCTCTGGCAGGACGTGGGCCTTCGCGGCCTCGGTCCCGACGGGACACCGGTGCCGGGCTGGGACGCGCGGACCGAACTTCGGAACACCTCGTTCGTCGGGTTCACCCTAAGCTCGGGACTGCGGCGGCAGGAATCCAGCGCCATGTTGACGTTCGAAGTGCCGTCCCGACCGCTGCGCTCGGGCCGCTACTGCCACGGGGAGGTGGCCCGAGCGCTGTCCCGGTCGAAGCGAGACCGGACCTTCTACGCGTCGGTCGATTCATTGCGCCAGGTCAGCGCCTACGCTGAGTCGGAGCGGGCCTGGGCAGTCGAACGGGCCCAGGTCCAGGGACGCTACGAGAAGTTGCCGCTGATGCGGCTGATCACGAAGGTCACGACGGGCCGCACCCCGACGGTCCACTGGGTCGACCGCGACGGCGTCCAAGGCCGATATGACCTGAACCTGCTCGACTGGCGCGAGCAGCAGTGGCTGTTCGTCGAGGGGCCACAGGGCCCGGAGCCGGCGTGGTTGTGGCTGACCGAGCAGGGCCTGCCCATGCTGCCGGACCGCTGGAACACTGTGTTCCGGCAGGCCAACCAACGGTGCGAGCAGGCTCTGCTGACTCCGCAGGAGCGGGAGACATCCCGGCTGCTGCGGGTCGCGGAGATCCGGGGGAAGGTCCCGTACGCGACGCCCCATTCCATGCGTCACTCGATGGCGCTCTACATGTTGATCCTGCTCAACGAGTTGATGGACAAGAAGTACGGGCTGACCGCCGCGGACCGGCGCGACTTCGCCCAGCTCTACGGCGACCCGTGGTGGCTGGTGAAGACCCTGTTGGGGCACAAGGACGTTGAGACGACGAAGGAGCACTACCTCAACCCTCGGGAATTGCATCAGACGGGCGAGAAGTCGCAGGCCGCCTGCTCGTGGAGGGAGTCTGGCGGACTCCGACACTACTACGACCTAACAGCTTGA